A single region of the Leptotrichia massiliensis genome encodes:
- a CDS encoding toxin-antitoxin system YwqK family antitoxin, which translates to MKRNNSKKIFFIAGMMMLSAVAYGKDVFANYGTNFGKVRLSKLSSSSMDDVKRIDSNTYELTGSGEYRIMEEGGRRLVVNLNNGMLNGKYDEFYANGNRFTIGNYRNGKKEGEWTVYTENGKVWKKYQYKDDQLNGRYSSYYGKTGSQETVGNYENGKMTGTWTEYYENGSKKSQGNYSNGQKNGLFSEWNTNGGKKSEINYVNDEINGKMNVYYESGRPLYEANMNGETGTVRGYYTDGSLGFEGSIKGRRRTGTWTYYDKSGNPRKVNY; encoded by the coding sequence ATGAAAAGAAATAATAGCAAAAAAATATTTTTTATCGCTGGAATGATGATGTTATCAGCAGTTGCATACGGAAAAGATGTATTTGCAAATTATGGGACAAATTTTGGGAAGGTTAGGTTGTCGAAACTTAGTTCTTCGAGTATGGATGATGTAAAAAGAATTGATTCTAATACTTATGAATTGACAGGAAGTGGAGAGTACAGAATTATGGAAGAAGGCGGAAGAAGACTTGTTGTTAATTTAAATAATGGAATGTTGAATGGGAAATATGATGAATTTTATGCAAACGGAAATAGATTTACGATAGGAAATTATAGAAATGGAAAAAAAGAAGGAGAATGGACAGTTTATACTGAAAATGGAAAAGTCTGGAAAAAATATCAATATAAAGACGATCAGTTAAATGGACGTTATTCTTCATATTATGGAAAAACAGGGTCTCAGGAAACAGTTGGGAACTATGAGAATGGAAAAATGACAGGAACTTGGACTGAGTATTATGAAAATGGCTCGAAAAAATCACAAGGAAATTATTCAAATGGACAGAAAAATGGATTATTTAGTGAATGGAACACTAACGGAGGTAAAAAATCTGAAATCAATTATGTAAATGATGAAATAAATGGGAAAATGAATGTCTACTACGAAAGTGGAAGACCTTTGTACGAAGCAAACATGAATGGAGAAACTGGAACTGTAAGAGGATATTATACAGATGGAAGCCTTGGATTTGAGGGAAGTATTAAAGGCAGAAGAAGAACAGGAACTTGGACTTATTATGATAAATCAGGAAATCCTAGAAAAGTAAATTATTAG
- a CDS encoding thioredoxin/cytochrome c biogenesis CcdA family protein: MVWRKDFNIGIEKSRFFALMIMLFGIFCISQIGYSDGNSQSKKVKIEYFGRKDCKNCANLEKFLKELSTKRDDFEYVEHKIDESKEEKAFFDETTSKLKLVKGTPIIYIDGHIIQGFNTADTTGKEIENLINSGKTKDKILTLKEYVESGQAGNVSSNGAVCTGDTVCEVPGLTKGAENQVLVNIPIINKIVDLTNYSLFTMSLILGTIDGFNPCAMWVLVLFLTALIAVGNKVKMFRVAGLFIFAEAAMYFFILNAWIYAWDFVGLDKWVTPLVGIIGIAGGIFFIRNYLKKGDTLECEVTDFEQRAKISKKIKDIANKPFTLLTALAIIGLALSVNVIEFACSVGIPQTYTKILQINEVPFWTRQFYTFIYIIGYMVDDIIVFGFALMSINKLQLTTKYSKWVNLFGGILMIILGLIMLIKPSLLIM; this comes from the coding sequence ATGGTTTGGAGAAAAGATTTTAATATTGGGATAGAGAAAAGTAGATTTTTTGCGTTGATGATTATGCTTTTTGGTATATTTTGTATAAGTCAGATTGGTTATTCTGATGGAAATAGTCAGTCAAAGAAAGTAAAAATTGAGTACTTTGGTAGAAAAGACTGTAAAAATTGTGCAAATTTGGAGAAGTTTTTGAAGGAATTATCTACTAAAAGGGATGATTTTGAATATGTGGAGCATAAAATTGATGAAAGTAAGGAAGAAAAAGCGTTTTTTGATGAAACTACATCGAAGTTAAAACTTGTGAAGGGGACTCCGATTATTTACATTGACGGACATATTATTCAAGGGTTTAATACGGCTGATACGACTGGGAAAGAAATTGAAAATTTGATAAATTCTGGGAAAACAAAGGACAAGATTTTGACTTTAAAGGAATATGTGGAAAGTGGGCAGGCTGGCAATGTGAGCAGTAATGGTGCAGTTTGTACAGGCGATACGGTATGTGAAGTGCCGGGACTTACGAAAGGTGCTGAAAATCAAGTTCTTGTAAATATTCCAATTATTAATAAGATTGTTGACTTGACAAATTATTCGCTGTTTACAATGTCGTTGATTTTGGGAACAATTGACGGATTTAATCCTTGTGCAATGTGGGTTCTGGTATTATTTTTGACAGCTTTGATTGCCGTTGGAAATAAAGTGAAAATGTTCCGTGTGGCAGGGCTGTTTATTTTTGCGGAAGCTGCCATGTACTTTTTTATTTTGAATGCGTGGATTTATGCTTGGGACTTTGTGGGACTGGATAAATGGGTAACTCCGCTTGTTGGAATTATTGGAATTGCTGGTGGAATTTTCTTTATCAGAAATTACTTGAAAAAAGGTGATACGCTGGAATGTGAAGTGACAGATTTTGAGCAGAGGGCAAAAATTTCTAAAAAGATAAAGGATATTGCCAACAAGCCATTTACATTACTGACAGCACTTGCAATTATTGGCTTAGCACTTTCAGTAAACGTAATAGAATTTGCCTGTTCAGTTGGAATTCCTCAAACATACACAAAAATACTTCAAATAAACGAAGTTCCTTTCTGGACTAGACAATTTTACACATTTATCTACATAATTGGCTATATGGTGGACGATATAATAGTTTTTGGATTTGCATTAATGAGCATAAATAAACTGCAATTAACTACAAAATATTCTAAATGGGTAAATCTGTTTGGCGGAATTTTAATGATAATTTTAGGATTAATAATGTTGATTAAGCCTAGTTTGCTTATAATGTAA
- the acpS gene encoding holo-ACP synthase → MEIYGIGTDIIEISRIEKAINQTSLFKRKVYTEKEIEHIEKKRHPYASYAGRFAAKEAVSKAFGTGVHGFSLNDIEILNDELGKPYVMLYNAIKEKAEGLTVQISISHSREYAVSTVIIYKK, encoded by the coding sequence ATGGAAATATACGGTATTGGGACAGATATTATTGAAATATCCCGAATTGAAAAAGCGATTAATCAGACAAGCCTTTTTAAAAGGAAAGTTTATACGGAAAAAGAAATTGAGCATATCGAAAAGAAAAGGCATCCGTATGCCAGTTATGCAGGGAGATTTGCTGCGAAAGAGGCGGTTTCCAAGGCGTTTGGGACTGGGGTGCATGGGTTTTCGCTGAATGATATTGAGATTTTGAATGATGAGTTGGGGAAACCTTACGTGATGCTTTATAATGCCATAAAGGAGAAGGCAGAGGGGCTTACAGTTCAGATTAGTATTTCGCATAGCAGGGAATATGCGGTTAGTACGGTTATTATTTACAAAAAATAG
- the tyrS gene encoding tyrosine--tRNA ligase has protein sequence MSIDRNNEIEVKNEVERQFNILSRGCDEIINENEFKKKLEKSISTNTPLRVKLGIDPTGSELHLGHAVPLRKLKQFQDLGHEVLFLIGTFTGRIGDPTGKSETRKMLSEEQVNENIKTYLDQVKLILDLDKIKVVYNADWLEKLSLSDALNLLSQFTVSQMISREDFSKRLAENKPVSLIEFMYPILQGYDSVELKADVELGATEQKFNLLRGRDLQKNFGQEQQVCMIMPILVGLDGVEKMSKSLGNYIGVKDTPNDMFGKVMSISDELMENYYTMITDVPFEKIEEIKVQIANGSLHPMEAKKQLGAEVVKIYYGEEAAKEARDWFENVFSKRNLDVDLPEVEVPYGEINVIDLLVKEAKLLGGTSEARRLISQGGFKINDEPIKDIKASVNVESGMIIRAGKKKIVKVK, from the coding sequence ATGAGTATAGATAGAAATAATGAAATAGAAGTAAAAAATGAAGTAGAAAGACAATTTAATATTTTGAGTCGTGGGTGCGATGAAATAATTAATGAAAATGAATTTAAGAAAAAGTTGGAAAAATCAATTTCAACTAATACTCCTCTACGGGTTAAATTGGGGATAGATCCGACAGGTTCGGAGCTGCATTTGGGACATGCTGTACCTTTGAGAAAATTGAAGCAGTTTCAGGATTTGGGGCATGAAGTGCTGTTTTTGATTGGGACTTTTACTGGGAGAATTGGGGATCCAACTGGAAAATCTGAAACTAGGAAGATGTTGTCAGAGGAGCAAGTAAATGAAAATATAAAAACATATTTAGATCAAGTAAAATTGATATTGGACTTGGATAAGATAAAAGTTGTTTACAATGCTGACTGGCTGGAAAAATTATCACTTTCAGATGCATTGAATTTATTGTCACAGTTTACTGTATCGCAAATGATTTCGAGAGAGGATTTTTCAAAAAGGCTGGCTGAAAATAAACCAGTTTCATTGATTGAATTTATGTATCCAATTTTACAAGGATATGATTCAGTTGAACTGAAGGCTGATGTGGAATTGGGAGCAACAGAACAAAAATTTAATTTGCTAAGAGGAAGAGATTTACAGAAAAACTTTGGACAGGAGCAGCAAGTCTGTATGATAATGCCAATTCTGGTAGGACTTGATGGAGTGGAAAAAATGTCTAAATCACTTGGAAATTACATTGGTGTAAAAGACACTCCAAATGATATGTTTGGTAAAGTTATGTCAATTTCAGATGAATTAATGGAAAATTACTATACAATGATAACAGATGTTCCTTTTGAAAAAATTGAAGAAATCAAGGTTCAAATCGCAAATGGAAGTTTACATCCAATGGAAGCCAAAAAGCAATTAGGAGCTGAAGTTGTAAAAATTTACTACGGTGAAGAAGCCGCTAAGGAAGCAAGAGACTGGTTTGAAAACGTATTCAGTAAAAGAAATCTTGATGTAGATTTGCCAGAAGTGGAAGTTCCTTATGGAGAAATTAATGTAATTGACTTGCTTGTAAAAGAAGCAAAATTACTTGGAGGAACAAGTGAAGCAAGAAGGCTAATTTCACAAGGCGGATTCAAAATAAATGATGAGCCGATAAAAGATATTAAGGCAAGTGTAAATGTCGAAAGCGGAATGATTATTAGGGCTGGGAAAAAGAAAATTGTGAAAGTGAAATAG
- a CDS encoding phosphatidate cytidylyltransferase: protein MLSRLFIILLFVPFLLWIFLKGNVMFLVFTLVIIGMSLFEFYKMLKDKGFEVASRIGMGLGLFLPLAIYFQENSKNIFSYFKFAFFKQINFDMGGFIVFAIMLLALRQVLKVKIQNAMAEISYTLFGIIYVSYLFSHILLIKYEFPNGNILVVMTFMLIWACDISAYLVGMAIGGKIFKHRLAPKISPKKSIEGAIAGILGVFLVILFFDKIYLFIANFVCGISFLSPNCSVNYDYVAISGGKAFILALAIGIFAELGDLVESKIKRELEVKDSGNLLLGHGGFLDRFDSALFVLPIVYYFMKYVAYL, encoded by the coding sequence ATGTTAAGTAGATTATTTATTATTTTGTTATTTGTACCTTTCCTTTTATGGATATTTTTAAAGGGAAATGTGATGTTTCTAGTATTTACTCTTGTAATAATTGGAATGTCACTGTTTGAATTTTATAAAATGTTAAAGGATAAAGGCTTTGAGGTGGCAAGCAGGATTGGAATGGGACTTGGTCTGTTTTTACCTCTAGCAATATATTTTCAGGAAAATTCAAAAAATATATTTTCATATTTTAAATTTGCTTTTTTTAAACAAATTAACTTTGATATGGGTGGATTTATTGTATTTGCAATAATGTTACTGGCTTTAAGACAGGTTTTAAAGGTAAAAATTCAAAATGCAATGGCAGAAATTTCCTACACGTTGTTTGGAATAATCTATGTTTCATATTTATTTTCACATATTTTGCTTATAAAATATGAATTTCCAAATGGGAATATTTTAGTTGTAATGACATTTATGCTAATTTGGGCATGTGATATTTCTGCTTACCTAGTTGGAATGGCAATTGGTGGAAAAATATTTAAGCACAGGCTTGCACCAAAAATCAGTCCGAAAAAATCAATTGAAGGTGCAATAGCAGGAATTTTGGGAGTATTTTTAGTAATTTTATTTTTTGACAAAATATATTTATTTATAGCAAATTTTGTATGCGGAATATCCTTTTTGTCACCAAACTGTTCAGTAAATTATGATTATGTGGCGATTAGCGGAGGAAAAGCCTTTATTTTAGCACTCGCAATAGGAATTTTTGCAGAATTGGGAGATTTAGTGGAATCTAAGATAAAAAGAGAACTTGAAGTAAAGGATTCTGGGAATTTGCTTTTGGGACATGGTGGATTTTTAGATAGATTTGACAGTGCGTTATTCGTATTGCCAATTGTGTATTATTTTATGAAGTATGTGGCATATTTATAA
- the uppS gene encoding polyprenyl diphosphate synthase → MDRDELVIPKHIAVIMDGNGRWAKERGKIRLEGHRAGANSLEKILTYAGDIGVKYLTVYAFSTENWKRPEKEVKGLMDLFAKYLDKEKKNLKKQGVRLLVTGAKENISQKLLKKIEETENYLADCEKIVFNIAFNYGGRREIVDAVNKILETKLLNEISGVVSEQFNNENNGLNVTEKVVNGFVDKRKKLENMKITEEEFSKFMYRPEIPDPELVIRTSGEFRISNFLLWEVAYSEFYITDVYWPDFDENELDKAILSFNKRDRRYGGLNVK, encoded by the coding sequence ATGGATAGAGATGAATTGGTGATTCCTAAGCATATTGCTGTTATTATGGATGGAAATGGGCGTTGGGCTAAGGAGCGTGGAAAAATTCGGCTGGAAGGTCATAGGGCAGGAGCTAACAGTCTTGAAAAAATATTGACATATGCAGGAGATATTGGTGTAAAATATTTAACCGTGTATGCATTTTCTACTGAAAATTGGAAGAGGCCTGAAAAGGAAGTAAAAGGACTTATGGACTTGTTTGCAAAATATCTCGATAAAGAGAAGAAAAATTTGAAAAAACAGGGTGTGAGATTGCTTGTTACAGGGGCAAAGGAAAATATTTCACAAAAATTATTAAAGAAAATTGAAGAAACTGAAAATTATTTGGCAGATTGTGAAAAGATTGTTTTTAATATAGCGTTTAATTATGGTGGCCGACGGGAAATTGTTGACGCTGTAAATAAAATTTTGGAAACTAAACTTTTGAATGAAATAAGTGGAGTAGTGTCTGAACAGTTTAATAATGAAAATAATGGATTGAACGTTACGGAAAAAGTGGTAAATGGGTTTGTGGATAAAAGGAAAAAATTGGAAAATATGAAAATTACAGAAGAAGAATTTTCTAAATTTATGTATCGTCCAGAAATTCCAGATCCAGAGCTTGTGATTAGAACAAGTGGAGAATTTAGAATAAGTAATTTTTTACTTTGGGAAGTTGCTTATTCAGAGTTTTACATAACAGATGTTTACTGGCCTGATTTTGATGAAAATGAATTAGATAAAGCGATTTTATCCTTTAATAAAAGGGATAGAAGATACGGAGGACTGAATGTTAAGTAG
- a CDS encoding glycosyltransferase family 4 protein, with protein MIVVKVLLYSEGKSSFSKSGVGQALNHQVEALGANNIEVTQDPEDDYDLAHINTVALKSYEVLKQAKKKGKPVIYHTHTTYEDFRGSIKGSYVLSPIIKFWTKKLYNEADYLISPSEYTKNLIKSKYLEKDKEIRVISNGVNINKFNKNEVLKEKFLNEYKSVYDINKPLIITAGLPFERKGIKDFVKVAQECSDYQFLWFGSSSVKSMLPDKIQKIIENPPKNLIFPGYVDKDILIGAFSAAKAFLFMTYEENEGIVVLESLSAKLPLVVRDIPVYNDWLEDGKTCFKARNNEEFCQKIRDIVENNVENLDEITETAYNIAKERDLLNVGKKYKEYYEYILNQKNK; from the coding sequence ATGATAGTCGTGAAAGTTTTACTATATTCAGAGGGGAAAAGTTCTTTCAGCAAATCCGGCGTTGGACAAGCCTTAAATCATCAGGTAGAAGCCCTTGGAGCAAATAATATTGAAGTTACGCAGGATCCTGAAGATGATTATGATTTGGCACATATAAATACTGTTGCGTTAAAATCTTATGAAGTGTTGAAACAGGCAAAGAAAAAAGGGAAACCTGTAATTTATCACACGCATACAACTTATGAAGATTTTCGTGGAAGTATAAAAGGAAGTTATGTTTTATCGCCAATTATAAAATTCTGGACAAAGAAATTATACAATGAAGCAGATTATTTAATTTCTCCGTCAGAATACACTAAGAACTTGATAAAATCAAAATATTTGGAAAAGGACAAAGAAATTAGGGTAATTTCAAACGGTGTAAACATAAATAAATTTAATAAAAATGAAGTTTTAAAAGAAAAATTTTTAAATGAATACAAATCAGTGTATGACATAAATAAACCCTTAATTATAACAGCTGGACTGCCTTTTGAAAGAAAAGGGATAAAAGATTTTGTAAAAGTGGCACAGGAATGCAGTGACTATCAATTTCTTTGGTTCGGCTCATCAAGCGTAAAATCAATGCTTCCTGACAAAATACAGAAAATCATTGAAAATCCGCCAAAAAATCTAATTTTTCCAGGATATGTCGATAAAGATATTCTAATTGGAGCATTTAGTGCTGCAAAAGCCTTTTTATTTATGACTTACGAAGAAAACGAAGGAATTGTGGTGCTGGAATCACTTTCAGCTAAATTACCATTAGTAGTAAGGGATATTCCTGTTTATAATGATTGGTTGGAAGATGGAAAAACTTGCTTTAAGGCTAGAAATAATGAGGAATTTTGCCAAAAAATAAGAGATATTGTGGAAAACAATGTGGAAAATTTGGATGAAATTACAGAAACTGCTTATAATATTGCAAAAGAACGGGATTTATTAAATGTCGGGAAAAAATACAAGGAATATTATGAGTACATATTAAATCAAAAAAATAAGTAA
- a CDS encoding glycosyltransferase family 4 protein has product MRIGIFTDTYRPQVNGVVSSIMTLEKELRKLGHKVYIITTTDPDAPQVEPNVLRIPSMEFKPLPQYRLGMIYSSKIIKKIKRLELDIIHSQTEWGVGTFARFAAINLEIPLVHTYHTLYEYYTHYIFGSRFVSAGKKIAAAISKFYCEKCNGLIVPTRKVEDILYSYGVDQTMNIIPTGLELDKFYRGNYSDEDLEFMRENFGIEKSDFLCVYIGRIAEEKSIDLLIDMFSKIKDENFKFMIVGRGRILEDLKKQAEDLGISDRVIFTGEVPHDKVAAYYQMGDVFLNASISETQGLTFVEAMAAKTPVVARYDLNLEDLLVKNEAGLVYRTEEEFINSIMLLKEDKEFREKIIENAFVASQDYTAQKFGERVEAVYKKTIEEYDSRESFTIFRGEKFFQQIRRWTSLKSSGRSPWSK; this is encoded by the coding sequence ATGAGAATAGGAATATTTACAGATACATACAGACCTCAGGTAAATGGGGTTGTGAGTTCGATTATGACGCTTGAAAAGGAGCTTAGAAAGTTGGGGCATAAGGTGTATATTATTACTACAACTGATCCTGATGCACCTCAAGTCGAGCCAAATGTTTTACGAATACCAAGTATGGAATTCAAGCCGTTGCCTCAGTATCGGCTAGGAATGATATATTCTTCAAAAATAATAAAAAAAATAAAAAGACTGGAGTTAGATATTATTCATTCACAGACAGAATGGGGTGTAGGAACATTTGCGAGATTCGCTGCAATTAATCTTGAAATACCACTTGTTCATACGTACCATACATTATATGAATATTATACACATTATATTTTTGGTTCGAGATTTGTTTCAGCGGGGAAAAAGATTGCAGCTGCGATTAGTAAATTTTATTGTGAAAAATGTAATGGACTGATTGTGCCAACAAGGAAAGTTGAAGATATCTTGTATTCTTATGGTGTTGACCAGACAATGAATATTATTCCAACTGGGCTGGAACTGGATAAATTTTATCGTGGAAATTATTCCGATGAAGATTTGGAATTTATGAGAGAAAATTTTGGAATAGAGAAAAGTGATTTTCTTTGTGTGTATATTGGACGGATTGCTGAAGAAAAAAGTATTGATTTATTAATTGATATGTTTTCTAAAATTAAGGATGAAAACTTTAAATTTATGATTGTTGGGCGTGGGAGAATTTTGGAGGACTTGAAAAAACAAGCTGAAGATCTTGGTATTTCAGATAGAGTTATTTTTACAGGGGAAGTGCCACATGATAAAGTTGCTGCTTATTATCAAATGGGAGATGTATTTTTGAATGCGAGCATATCAGAAACGCAAGGACTTACATTTGTTGAGGCAATGGCTGCTAAAACACCTGTTGTGGCAAGATATGACTTAAATCTGGAAGACTTGCTTGTAAAGAACGAAGCAGGGCTTGTTTACCGAACAGAAGAAGAATTTATTAATTCTATAATGCTTTTAAAAGAAGATAAGGAATTTAGAGAAAAAATTATCGAAAATGCTTTTGTCGCTTCACAAGATTACACAGCACAGAAATTTGGAGAACGAGTAGAAGCAGTTTACAAAAAAACAATAGAGGAGTATGATAGTCGTGAAAGTTTTACTATATTCAGAGGGGAAAAGTTCTTTCAGCAAATCCGGCGTTGGACAAGCCTTAAATCATCAGGTAGAAGCCCTTGGAGCAAATAA